TCGTCGGGGAGGTCCACGGCGAGGGCTACGGGAAGGAGGCCGTCGCGCTGGCCGTCGACTACACCTTCCGGACGTACGAGCACCCGGCGGTCGGTGCTGGCGCGTTCGCGTTCAACGACGCCTCTCGTGGCCTGCTCGAATCGCTCGGGTTCACCGAGGAAGGCCGTACTCGACGGGACATGTTCGTCGACGGCGAGTACCGCGACATGGTGCAGTACAGCCTGCTCCGTGAGGAGTGGGAGGAGCGGTGAGCGCGGTCGTATCTATATGACGCCCGTTACAGTCGCCGCCTCGATGGCGGCCTCCTCGCTGACGCCGTTCCCGAGGATGGTGTAGCGGTCGCGAATCTCGTGGGCGGTCGTCATCGCCTCGACGAAGTCCTCCGCGGAGTGGCCGAGTTCCTCCGCGTTCGTGGGGGCGCCGATGGCCGCGAGTGCGTCGTGGACGTTCTGCCAGCGGCCCATGTCCCCCGAGTGGAGGTACTCCGTGACGACGCTGGCGACGCCGACCTGGTGGCCGTGGAGCGCCGTTCCGGGCGCGATGCGGTCTAACTGGTGGCTGATGAGGTGTTCGGCACCGCTGGCGGGGCGAGAGGACCCGGCGATGGACATGGCGACGCCGGAGGAGACGAGGGCCTTGACGACGAGCCACGCCGACTCCTCCAGACCGGGGCGGATGGAGTCGGCGTTGTCGACGAGCATCTCGGCGGTCATCCGGGAGAGCGCGCCGGCGTACTCGCTGTACTCGACGTTCTTCAGGCGGTGGGCGAGCTCCCAGTCCTTGACCGCGGTGTAGTTCGAGATGATGTCCGCACAGCCGGCGGTCGTCAGTCGCCACGGCGCGTCGGCGATGATGCCCGTGTCCGCGACGACGACCAGCGGCGGTTCGGCGGCGACGGAGTGACGCGTGTCGCCCTCCGGGACGGAGCCGCGACCCGAGACGATGCCGTCGTGGCTCGCGGCCGTCGGGACGCTCACGAACCCCATGTCGAGTTCGTCGCTCGCCATCTTCGCGATGTCGATGACCTTCCCGCCGCCGACGCCGACGAGGAAGCTCGCCTCGCTGTCCTCCACTTCGTCCATGACGCGCTCTACCTCGGAGAAACTGGCCTCGTCGACCGTGACCACGGGTGCGCCGTCGAACTGCTCGGCGACGGACTCGGCGGCGAGCTCCTTCGGCGTCGGACTCGTGACGACGAGCGGCGTCCCTCCGAGGTGGAGTTCGCCGACCGCCGCCGCAGTCTCCGAGAGCACGCCGTGACCGACGACGACGTTGCGCGGGAGCCGAATCCACGCGCGTTTGTCGAACATACCTCAACTGGCCCGTCGCGCCGTATAACGGTTCGTACTGCCCAGCGGGCGACCCGGAGTCGTGCCGGTTGGCCACCCCGAAGACGAGGGTCACGCCTCGCGACGCTCGACCGAACCAGCCCCTCCATCGTCGGCACCGTCTCGCCGTCGCCGGTCGTCGTCGTCACGCCGGTGCGAGTCTGACTCATCGACGGGTCGGAGTCGTGGTGGCCTGCGTCGGCACCTCGACGCGGACCGAGAGCGTGTCGCCGGGTCTGACGGGGGCGTGCCAGCGCAGGTCGTCCATTCCGCGACCGCTGAGACTGGCGGTCTCGTTCATGTACCCCTCGACGAGCAGGCGCGCCGAGAGCGCTGCGGTGTGCCACCCGCTGGCGATGAGCCCGCCGTACATCGACTCGGCGGCCGCCTCCGGGTCGGTGTGGATGGGCTGCGGGTCGAACTGCTCAGCGAACGACAGCAGTTCCTCGCAACTCACGGTGACGCTGCCGCAGTCGCGGCTGTGCCCGACCTCGATGTCCTCGAAGTACAGTGTCACGGTAGACCACACCGGCCAGCGGCTGAAGACGCTTTCCCGACCTCAGAACGTGTCCAGTACGCCAAGCATCCGCTCTTCGGTCTCGCGGTCCGGACCGTTCTCGCGGCCCTCGCCGTCGGGGTGGGCGGCGACCGTCTCCGCGACGGACTCGGCGACGGCCGTCGGCTCCCAGCCCAGCGCTTCGAGTTTGTCGGTCGGGAGGACGTGCGGGTAGTCGAGGTACAGCGGGAACTCGTCGGGCGCGAGGTCGACGGCGTCGAGTTCCCGGTCGCCGACGCGGACGGTCTCCACGTCGCGGCCGACCGCCTCGGCGATGGCGTCTATCCACTCGGTCAACAGCGGGAGCGTGTGCGTCCCGACGTTGTACGCCTCGCCCGCCTCGCCCGCCTCGGCGATAACCCGCAGCGCGCTCGCGACGTCCTCGACGTAGACGAGGTGGCGCAGTTCGGAGTACGGGACGAGCAGCCGGTCGTGGTTCTTCACGCGGTCGATCCAGTAGTCGAAGCGGCGCGTGTAGTCGTGCGGACCGAACACGATGGGTGGGCGGATGGACATCGCCCGGACGCCCCGGTCGGCGGCGGCGAAGACGGCGCGGTCGCCCTCGGCCTTCCGCGGGCCGTAGGTCTCGTCCTCGTCGCTGGTCGCCTGGTCGGGCGTGCAGTCGTGGAGCGGCGTGTCGTCCTCGCGTTTCGGCGCTTCGTCGACGCCGTACGCCGCGCCCGAGGAGATGTAGACGTAGGCGTCGCAGTCGGCGAAGATCTGGGTCGCGGCGCGGACGTCCTTCGGGTAGTAGGCGACGCAGTCGACCACCACGTCGGGGTCGACCTCCATTTTGGCGCGTTCGAGCGCCGAGTCGGTCGTGCGGTCGCCCTCGACGTGGCGCACGTCGTCGTTCTCGGCGAACGGGTTCTCGTGGCTCCCCCGATTGAAGATGGTCACGTCGTAGCCGTGGTCGAGGAACTCCTCGACGGTGGGGCGGCCGATGAAGCGCGTGCCGCCGATGATGAGCACCGAGTCCATGCGTGGCGGTGCACCGGACGCGGGAAACGTGTAGCGATTCCGGGGGTCCAGACCGGCGGGAGA
This region of Halomarina salina genomic DNA includes:
- a CDS encoding NAD(P)-dependent glycerol-1-phosphate dehydrogenase → MFDKRAWIRLPRNVVVGHGVLSETAAAVGELHLGGTPLVVTSPTPKELAAESVAEQFDGAPVVTVDEASFSEVERVMDEVEDSEASFLVGVGGGKVIDIAKMASDELDMGFVSVPTAASHDGIVSGRGSVPEGDTRHSVAAEPPLVVVADTGIIADAPWRLTTAGCADIISNYTAVKDWELAHRLKNVEYSEYAGALSRMTAEMLVDNADSIRPGLEESAWLVVKALVSSGVAMSIAGSSRPASGAEHLISHQLDRIAPGTALHGHQVGVASVVTEYLHSGDMGRWQNVHDALAAIGAPTNAEELGHSAEDFVEAMTTAHEIRDRYTILGNGVSEEAAIEAATVTGVI
- a CDS encoding MaoC/PaaZ C-terminal domain-containing protein, with the translated sequence MTLYFEDIEVGHSRDCGSVTVSCEELLSFAEQFDPQPIHTDPEAAAESMYGGLIASGWHTAALSARLLVEGYMNETASLSGRGMDDLRWHAPVRPGDTLSVRVEVPTQATTTPTRR
- a CDS encoding NAD-dependent epimerase/dehydratase family protein translates to MDSVLIIGGTRFIGRPTVEEFLDHGYDVTIFNRGSHENPFAENDDVRHVEGDRTTDSALERAKMEVDPDVVVDCVAYYPKDVRAATQIFADCDAYVYISSGAAYGVDEAPKREDDTPLHDCTPDQATSDEDETYGPRKAEGDRAVFAAADRGVRAMSIRPPIVFGPHDYTRRFDYWIDRVKNHDRLLVPYSELRHLVYVEDVASALRVIAEAGEAGEAYNVGTHTLPLLTEWIDAIAEAVGRDVETVRVGDRELDAVDLAPDEFPLYLDYPHVLPTDKLEALGWEPTAVAESVAETVAAHPDGEGRENGPDRETEERMLGVLDTF